In Achromobacter spanius, the following proteins share a genomic window:
- a CDS encoding disulfide bond formation protein B, with amino-acid sequence MKSVSTRTERHVEVATIWLATGWITALVATLSAIFIGEVMGRTPCVLCWYQRIFMFPLALVLGVASYRGDHDGWRYAMPLAVVGAGFAGYHTLLYWRVIEPEIVSCSAETSCSGAEMAILGSIPLPFVSLLAFALIVISLFLVRHHTNK; translated from the coding sequence GTGAAAAGCGTTTCAACACGAACCGAGCGTCATGTTGAGGTCGCCACCATCTGGCTGGCCACAGGGTGGATAACAGCCCTGGTTGCGACGCTGTCGGCAATATTCATCGGCGAGGTAATGGGCAGGACGCCGTGCGTGTTGTGCTGGTACCAGCGGATATTCATGTTCCCCCTAGCACTAGTGCTAGGGGTCGCTAGCTATAGAGGTGACCATGACGGTTGGCGCTACGCCATGCCGCTGGCCGTAGTCGGCGCGGGATTCGCCGGCTATCACACCTTGTTGTACTGGAGAGTGATTGAACCCGAGATCGTCTCCTGCTCGGCAGAGACTTCTTGCTCGGGGGCAGAGATGGCAATCCTCGGTTCCATACCCCTACCCTTTGTGTCGCTGCTCGCTTTCGCTTTGATTGTCATTTCCCTCTTCCTTGTCCGTCATCACACCAACAAATGA
- a CDS encoding nickel/cobalt efflux transporter has product MLPFSDLIAQGASHAWLFIPSAILLGALHGLEPGHSKTMMAAFIVAIRGSVWQAVLLGITATISHTLIVWGIGLGGMYLWRGVAAEELEPYFQLASGMIIVLIAAWMFWRTWRDQHGASHVHHHHDHEHGHSHGHEGHSHGLERHEIDTGHGLVALEVFEDGVPPRWRLTSLRGGNWQPQDVSVTTERVDGARHEFRFAQKDGYLESLEEIPEPHEFMARLAMGHGGHVHSYDIAFMEPDVHQHDHLHEELRGLDVAGEGYQDAHQLAHANDIRRRFTNRNVTNWQIALFGLTGGLIPCPAAITVLLLCLQLKEFTLGAVLVLCFSIGLAITLVTVGTVAALSVRQVNKRAPWFSAVAQRAPYLSSLLIIAVGIYVGMNGWLGIRG; this is encoded by the coding sequence ATGTTGCCATTCTCCGATCTGATCGCCCAGGGTGCGTCGCACGCCTGGCTGTTTATTCCCAGCGCCATTCTGTTGGGTGCTCTGCACGGACTGGAGCCCGGCCATTCCAAGACGATGATGGCGGCGTTCATCGTCGCGATCCGCGGATCGGTGTGGCAGGCTGTGCTGCTGGGCATCACCGCGACCATTTCGCACACCCTGATAGTGTGGGGGATCGGCCTGGGCGGCATGTATCTGTGGCGCGGAGTCGCGGCGGAGGAGCTGGAGCCGTATTTCCAGCTGGCGTCCGGGATGATCATCGTGCTGATCGCGGCATGGATGTTCTGGCGCACCTGGCGAGACCAGCATGGCGCGAGTCATGTCCACCATCACCACGACCATGAGCACGGACACAGCCATGGGCATGAGGGCCATTCCCATGGATTGGAGCGGCACGAAATCGATACCGGGCACGGTCTGGTCGCGCTGGAGGTATTCGAGGACGGCGTTCCGCCGCGCTGGAGGCTGACCAGCCTTCGGGGCGGAAACTGGCAGCCGCAAGATGTTTCCGTGACGACCGAGAGGGTCGACGGGGCGCGCCATGAATTCCGTTTCGCCCAGAAGGACGGCTATCTGGAATCGCTCGAGGAAATTCCCGAACCGCACGAGTTCATGGCGCGCCTGGCCATGGGCCACGGCGGGCACGTCCACAGCTATGACATCGCGTTCATGGAGCCGGATGTGCACCAGCATGACCACCTCCATGAGGAGCTGCGAGGGCTGGATGTGGCGGGCGAGGGATACCAGGATGCGCACCAGTTGGCGCATGCCAATGACATCCGCCGGCGTTTCACGAACCGGAACGTGACCAACTGGCAGATCGCTTTGTTCGGCCTGACCGGCGGGCTTATTCCTTGCCCGGCGGCGATTACCGTGCTCTTGTTGTGCCTTCAGTTGAAGGAGTTCACGCTGGGCGCCGTGCTGGTGCTGTGCTTCTCGATCGGGCTGGCCATTACGTTGGTGACGGTTGGAACGGTTGCGGCGCTCAGCGTGCGCCAGGTCAACAAGCGCGCGCCATGGTTCAGCGCGGTGGCCCAGCGGGCACCTTACCTCTCCAGCCTGCTGATCATCGCCGTGGGCATTTACGTGGGGATGAACGGATGGCTTGGCATCCGCGGCTAG
- a CDS encoding DsbA family protein — MNRRLLVISISVVSIAIFAFAAFYTRPADVPAREAAQSGTDSPRAETLVRFHSPVIGKFDAPVTVVEFFDPSCEGCRAFYPYVKQILSKYPNEVRVVMRYVLFHKGSEETVRMLEAARRQGLFEPVLEAILEAQPEWHDDPEVAAAWRAAAQAGLDQKKARGDMHDPAISALIRADEADANAAGIKGTPTFFVNGTRLGKLTPQDLSAAIEHARQGSKK, encoded by the coding sequence ATGAATCGACGCCTTCTTGTCATATCCATCAGTGTTGTCTCGATCGCTATCTTTGCCTTCGCCGCTTTTTACACGCGGCCGGCGGACGTGCCCGCGCGCGAGGCCGCCCAGTCCGGAACGGATTCGCCGAGAGCTGAGACGCTGGTGCGATTTCATTCCCCGGTAATTGGAAAATTCGATGCTCCGGTCACTGTCGTGGAGTTCTTCGATCCCTCTTGCGAGGGATGCCGTGCTTTCTACCCTTACGTCAAACAGATCTTGAGCAAGTATCCGAACGAGGTCCGGGTCGTCATGCGTTATGTGCTGTTTCACAAGGGATCTGAGGAAACCGTCCGGATGCTCGAAGCTGCACGTCGGCAGGGCCTATTCGAACCCGTATTGGAAGCGATACTTGAAGCTCAGCCCGAGTGGCACGATGATCCCGAGGTCGCCGCCGCTTGGCGCGCCGCGGCGCAGGCGGGCCTCGATCAGAAAAAGGCGCGGGGAGACATGCATGATCCTGCCATCAGCGCGCTCATCAGGGCAGACGAGGCAGACGCCAATGCGGCGGGCATCAAAGGTACGCCGACGTTCTTTGTGAATGGAACTCGCTTGGGCAAGCTAACGCCGCAAGACCTTTCAGCCGCGATTGAGCATGCGCGACAAGGAAGCAAGAAATAG
- a CDS encoding cation transporter: MRENCAKDRIQSSDSNDSEDRRTLTLVLLINLGQSVAGLGVGLWASSTALIGAALDNLADASVYGVSLYAVGRAREIKVRAARLSGWLLIGLAVMLLVEVLRRFFGGEPPVGPAMMVMAAVNAALNVICLRLLKRHRGGDVNFKASAIFTNNDSIVNLAIVLSGALVMWSESNVPDLILGLVVSAVAAQGGREILRDAAEATEKARSNTP; the protein is encoded by the coding sequence ATGAGAGAAAATTGCGCCAAAGACAGGATACAAAGTTCCGACTCCAACGATTCAGAGGACCGCCGTACCCTGACGTTGGTACTACTAATTAATCTCGGACAGAGTGTGGCCGGCTTAGGCGTGGGCCTATGGGCGTCCTCGACTGCGCTGATAGGCGCCGCACTGGACAACTTGGCAGACGCATCGGTTTACGGAGTTAGCCTCTATGCAGTAGGACGGGCGCGGGAAATCAAGGTCCGGGCGGCCCGTCTTTCAGGTTGGTTGTTGATCGGCCTCGCGGTGATGTTGCTTGTGGAGGTGCTACGCCGTTTTTTTGGCGGGGAACCGCCGGTGGGCCCCGCCATGATGGTAATGGCGGCAGTCAACGCCGCTTTAAACGTCATATGTCTACGCCTGTTGAAACGTCATCGGGGGGGCGACGTGAATTTCAAGGCTTCGGCCATCTTCACCAACAACGACTCAATCGTGAATTTGGCAATCGTCTTGTCCGGAGCGCTCGTGATGTGGTCGGAATCAAATGTGCCTGACTTGATCCTCGGGTTGGTGGTGTCGGCAGTTGCTGCTCAAGGCGGGCGGGAAATTCTCCGCGACGCAGCAGAAGCGACAGAAAAAGCCCGCTCGAATACGCCTTGA
- a CDS encoding metal-sensing transcriptional repressor, protein MNTPDPHHHHDAVAKRLKRAEGHLRSILSMIEEHRPCLELAQQLHAVERAISQAKKILIQDHIDHCLQDAVGELDEDKQRAIDEFKEITKYL, encoded by the coding sequence ATGAACACACCCGATCCTCATCATCATCACGACGCCGTGGCCAAACGTCTCAAGCGGGCGGAAGGGCATTTGCGCAGCATTCTGTCGATGATAGAAGAACACCGTCCCTGCCTTGAGCTGGCCCAACAGTTGCATGCCGTCGAGCGTGCCATTTCCCAGGCCAAGAAGATCCTCATTCAAGACCATATCGACCACTGCCTGCAGGATGCGGTGGGCGAGCTGGACGAGGACAAGCAGCGCGCGATCGACGAGTTCAAAGAAATCACCAAGTACCTCTAA